The window TGACGACGGCCCGCCGGTTCCGCGGCCGACGACCTCCGACGTCGCGTCAAGGAGTTCGAGATGCAACTGGACGAGCCCTTCTTGAAGCCCGACCGCCCGGCGGCGGGGCCGCCGTCTCGATGACCGTCCGCGTTCCCCGAGCGGCCACGATCGCGCTCGTGGCCCGTACGGGAACAGCACGACGAACCGGGGCCGCGGGGGGGTGAAGGGCTCCGCGCGGACCGATCCCGCCGACGCGGGCGCATCGACACGCGGCGACGATCCTCGAACGAGGTCCATCGCAAGCGGACCAAGGTGGGAGGTCCCGAATCGGCCGGCCGTGAAACGCACCGATGAAGCTGCGTAATCGATCCGCATGCCCTGGCCTTCGCAGACCGGCCGAACCAAGGACGGCCTCGGCGTGAGACGTCCGCGGCCTAGAGGCCATGGAATTCTGTCCCCCTCGTGAATCCGCTGCACTTTCCGAAGCTATATGCATGCTGGGTAGATCAGCACGCCTGGCCACGGGACGCGCTTCCTCACCAGGGAATCGGAGCATGTTCGCCCGTGTCCGGGCAGCTCTCGAAGCATGCCCGATGGACCCACACCCCGATGCCCACGGCGAGCCCACTCGCCCATCTCGGGTGTAGGCTGGCGGGGAGTCGATCCTCGCCTAACGTCCGCTCGCCGCAGATCGGGCAGCACTCCGTCTCCCGCCACACCCGGTCGCAGAACTGGTGAAGGTCCTGGGAGATCGTGAAAGCGATGGGATTACCGAAGCGGCCCAATGCATCACTGCTGAGGCCGGTTTTCGGCGGCGACGATAGGCGGCGCTGCGGCATCGCCTTCCAGGTGCGATCCCACTCCTCGCGGCCATCGCCGTCCAGCGAGTAGTCTTTTGCATCGGACACGGTTCGCCTTCGCCTCCAAGAAGGCAGCGGATCGACAAGGGCCGGCCCGGCCGGGACGATGGCGGTTACCAGACCAGCCGATCATCCCGGACGGAGCCAGCCATGACATACTCGCATCCGATACCCGACCCGTGCCAGTGGTTCTCCCAGCTCGCCGTGACCCTCGACCGCCGCTCCGCCCCGAGGCTGGCGTTGCTGTTCCTCGGCGTCGTCCTGGCGCGTGGCCGGCGGACCGTCACCTCCTGGATCCGCGCCGCCGGGCTGAGTTGCCGGTACCATTCCTGCTAGATCGCCGTCGCGGCGGCGGGCAAGCGGCCCGACCGCATCGCCAGACGGGTCCTGATCGACATCGTCGCGCCGCTCGTGGCCGCGGATGGGCGGTTGACGCTCGCCCTCGACGACGCCCCGACGCGGCCGTACGGGCCGCACGTCCAGGGGGCGGGCATCCATCACAACCCGGCGCCCGGCCCGGCGGGATCGCCGCACGTCTACGTTCACGTCTTCGTCGTCCTGGCCCTGCTCGCCGTGCATCCGTCGTGGGGCACTATCGCATTGCCGCTCCTGTCCCGTCTCTACGTCCGCAAGAAAGACCTTCCCGGGATCGACCCGAAGCACCGGCCCGGGTTCCGAACCAAGCTCGTGCTCGCCGTGGAGCTGCTCCAGTGGGCCCATCCTTGGCTGGGCCTTCTCGGCAAGCCGGTCTGGCTGGTGGCCGACGGGGCCTACGCCAAGGCGGATGTGCTCAAGCCAGCGAAGGCCCTGGGGATGACTGTCGTCAGCCGGCTGAGGTGTGACGTCGCGCTGTGGTCGTTGCCGCCGGAGGTTCCCGCGGATCGTCGGGGGCCGGGCCGGCCATGGATCTACGGCGAGCGCCGCATCGACCTGGCGAAGCGGGCGGGACAGCGGCGGGGCTGGTCCACAGAGGTGTTCGACCTGTACGACGGAAACCTGATCAAGCGGTGCAAGACCTTCACGGCGACATGGCGGCCAGCCGGAGGCGCGTTCCGGGTGGTGATGGTGGACGAGCCGACGGGATGGGTGGCCTACTTCTGCACCGACCTGGCGGCCGCGGTCGCGGACATCCTGGGGACGATATCTAATCGCTTCGGCCTGGAGATCACGTTCCGCGATTGTAAACAGGTCGTCGGGGCGGGCCAGCAGCAGGTGCGGTTCATCCACGCCGGCGTCGGGGCGTTCCACGACTGCCTGTGGACATTCACGCTTACCGAGGCATGGGCGTGGGGCCGCGATGAGGATGCCCTGGTGGACCGCTCGGACTTGCCTTGGGACTCCCTCCTGCGCCGGCCGAGCTTCGTGGACAAGCGGCGTGCCTGGCGGCGCGAATTGCTGGGCGAGCAGATTCATGCGGCTCTGCGGCCCGGGGCCACCGACGAGGAAATCCAAGCCGCCGCCGAACGGTTGCTCAGCCTGGCCGCTTGAATGTTATCGACTCCCGGAAAGTACAGGAATCCGATAAGACGCCTTTATTTCGATTGCATGAAAGATCTTCGCCCATGACTGCCGCATGGCGATTCTCGGGTCGCCACCAATCGTGACGCGGCGGCGCCCGCAGCCGTGCGTCGAAGGAGCGGACATTATGCTTAGGTAAGGCCGTAGTGACGTGTCACTCGATGATTTTCGGGAAGAGGTGCCGTAGCTTGATCCGGGCGTCCTCGGTGGTGAATCGCCACTCGACGCCCACCTGCCTCGAGTTGCGGCGCGAGCCCCATGCGCCCGCCTCATCGGCCACTTCGCCGATCACCGCGATCCGTCGGTCCAGGCACTGCCGCGTCAGCACGGCGTGCTCCGACTCGGCGACGTTGAGCCAGCTGCCGTGCTTCGGCGTGTGGACCGAATGGCACTTAGATTTTCACAAACGGTTCCCCCGCCGCAGGATAGGAAGCCACGGGCATTCTGGCTCTGATGAGGGCGTACAACCCTCACCGGCTCGGAGCCAGATTGATGTTCAACTACGCGCAGGGACGTCTTCGGCATCAGATCGACCTCCTCCGCCAACAGTTCGTCCAGGAAGGCGGACTCCCCTTCGCCGACGTCCTATCCGCCAGCGGCCTCGAGGAGGCCCTCCGTGAGATCGAGGCGACCTGGAATGACCGCATCTACGCCCCGTTGGTAACCCTCTGGGTGTTCATCGGACAGGTGCTCAACGCCGACCAGTCCTGCCGCGCCGCCGTCGCGCGGCTGATCGCCCACCGGGTCTCACAGGGGCTCGAGCCGTGCAGCTCCGAGACGGGGGCGTATTGCCAGGCGCGGAAGCGCCTGCCCGAGCGGTTCTTCGCCGCCGTGGCCCGCCTCGTGGGGCGGAACCTGGACGCGCGAGTCGACCCGCAGTGGCTTTGGAAGGGCCGCCGCGTCTGCCTGTTCGACGGCTCGACGGTCTCCATGCCCGACACCCCGGAGAACCGCCGGGAATACCCTCTGGCCTACAACCAAGTGCCCGGGACGAGCTTCGCCCCCGCCCGGATCGGGGCGATCATCTCGCTGTCCTGCGGCGCGATCCTCGACCTGGGCGTCTGCCGCTACGCCGGCAAGGGCCAGGGCGAGGTCAGCCTGCTGCGCCAGCTGTGGGACGTGCTCCGCCCCGGCGACGTGCTGCTGGGCGACCGCCTGATGTCGGGCTGGGTCGGAATGTACCTGCTCAAGCAACGCGGGGTCGACACCGTCAGCCGCCTGTCGGCGCACCGCCGGGCCGACTTCCGCAAGGGGACCCGCCTGGGCAAGGACGATCACGTGGTCGTGTGGAAGAAGCCGTCGTCGATCCGCTCGGTGGACCGGGCGACGTACA of the Paludisphaera mucosa genome contains:
- a CDS encoding IS701 family transposase; its protein translation is MAVAAAGKRPDRIARRVLIDIVAPLVAADGRLTLALDDAPTRPYGPHVQGAGIHHNPAPGPAGSPHVYVHVFVVLALLAVHPSWGTIALPLLSRLYVRKKDLPGIDPKHRPGFRTKLVLAVELLQWAHPWLGLLGKPVWLVADGAYAKADVLKPAKALGMTVVSRLRCDVALWSLPPEVPADRRGPGRPWIYGERRIDLAKRAGQRRGWSTEVFDLYDGNLIKRCKTFTATWRPAGGAFRVVMVDEPTGWVAYFCTDLAAAVADILGTISNRFGLEITFRDCKQVVGAGQQQVRFIHAGVGAFHDCLWTFTLTEAWAWGRDEDALVDRSDLPWDSLLRRPSFVDKRRAWRRELLGEQIHAALRPGATDEEIQAAAERLLSLAA
- a CDS encoding IS4 family transposase — protein: MFNYAQGRLRHQIDLLRQQFVQEGGLPFADVLSASGLEEALREIEATWNDRIYAPLVTLWVFIGQVLNADQSCRAAVARLIAHRVSQGLEPCSSETGAYCQARKRLPERFFAAVARLVGRNLDARVDPQWLWKGRRVCLFDGSTVSMPDTPENRREYPLAYNQVPGTSFAPARIGAIISLSCGAILDLGVCRYAGKGQGEVSLLRQLWDVLRPGDVLLGDRLMSGWVGMYLLKQRGVDTVSRLSAHRRADFRKGTRLGKDDHVVVWKKPSSIRSVDRATYNALPEAITVREVRFRVVQPGFRTRSVVVVTTILDPGLASAEELASLYRARWNNELDLRSIKITLQMDVLRCKTPELVRKEIWAHVLAYNLIRTVMAQAATIENVEPRSISFKATLQVLEAFRPLIAYRAHSGADDQEELYEQLLGAIAVHRVADRPDRFEPRMTRKGPRGYEELKRPRREIKLHMLKRASKI